The following nucleotide sequence is from Sulfurospirillum arsenophilum NBRC 109478.
AAGATGAAGCTGACCTTTTATGGGGTGCTCAACATGGTGTTGATTTTGTAGCTGTTTCATTTGTTCAAAGTGCCAAAGACATTTTACATGTAAGAAAAATTTTGAAAGAACACAAATCACGTTCTCATATTTTTGCAAAAATTGAGAAGTTCGATGCGGTTGAAAAAATTGATGAAATTTTAGAAGTGAGTGACGGTATCATGGTTGCAAGGGGTGATCTTGGTATCGAAGTCCCTTACTACAAAGTACCAAGTATTCAAAAAAGGTTGATTGCAAAAGCCAATGCTGCTTCTAAGCCCGTTATTACAGCAACGCAAATGCTTCTTTCTATGGCTGAAAAAGAGATGGCAACCAGAGCTGAGATTAGTGATGTTGCCAATGCTGTCCTTGATGGAACCGATGCGGTTATGCTTTCCGAAGAGAGTGCGATTGGTGTCAATCCTATCCATGTTGTTGAGGTTATGGCCAATACTATTAGAGAAACAGAGATGATTTATCCTTATGGTAAATTTGAGGTTTATCCTTTCTTGGATGAAACCGATATTATCTCTTCATCAACAGCGCGCCTAGCAGATCGTTTGGGTGTTGAAGCGATGATTTCATTGACCAGCTCAGGAAAATCAGCACGTAAACTAGCACGTTACCGTATTAAAGCAGACATCTATGCTGTTACACATGATGAGCGAACAGCGCGTTCTTTGACGATTGCATGGGGTATTAAGCCAATTATGAACATTGAGGCAAGTAATCTGAATATGATGCTTGGTAAAACGCTTCAAAAAGGCATTGAACGTGGTGTCATCGATAAAGAAAAAACCTATATCGTTACTGCTGGATACCCAGCTGGTGTTG
It contains:
- the pyk gene encoding pyruvate kinase gives rise to the protein MDKKTKILATVGPASDSVEVLEGLIRAGVNVFRLNFSHGTHEYHASTLAKIREAEKNVQKKVGVLQDICGPKIRVGKLEDDFYLEVGDKLYFTKEQIVGKKFEEGKYELCINQPQILDMLKEGEYIYLYDGNIRAKVIESGAKIVTEIENSGKLSSNKGVNFPNTVINIEVITPKDEADLLWGAQHGVDFVAVSFVQSAKDILHVRKILKEHKSRSHIFAKIEKFDAVEKIDEILEVSDGIMVARGDLGIEVPYYKVPSIQKRLIAKANAASKPVITATQMLLSMAEKEMATRAEISDVANAVLDGTDAVMLSEESAIGVNPIHVVEVMANTIRETEMIYPYGKFEVYPFLDETDIISSSTARLADRLGVEAMISLTSSGKSARKLARYRIKADIYAVTHDERTARSLTIAWGIKPIMNIEASNLNMMLGKTLQKGIERGVIDKEKTYIVTAGYPAGVEGSTNFIRILKKAQIEYYTDMVL